CTATCCGTTCCCCACAGATTTAGAAATTCCAAATTTATCATTCCGGAAAGCTCACGTTTGCCCGCATTTTCGCTGATTCCCAAAAGCCCTTCCAAGTATGTCATTCTTCCTTCCTGAACATCAATGAGCAAGGTTTGTTCATCAAGAGGAATTATGGAGCAAGATCTTATATACTCGCGCTTTTTGATGTTTTCTTCTGCCCTGATAAGAACTTGGGGGCTTATAATATCTTGTCTCAATAATCCAGAAGCTTGAATAAGGGCTGTTTTTCGGCTAACCTTGTTTCCTCTAAATCTAAAATCTGTAACCTGCTGCTGCCCGCCTTCGTTAACATTGATGTATGCCAAAATGCTCTCTCCCATCACCAACGAATCTAACTGTACTATGGCAAAAAGAAAACCTCGCTGTTGGTACAATTGCAAAACAGAGTTCATAATATCTGGTATATCACTTAAGGCATAGTATTGATTTGTAGAAGTATAAGTATATTCGTGGATTTTGGATTCTGAGAAATATCGCAATCCGGTATAGCGAATCTGCACCTTATTGCTATCGGCTAATTGCCTTATAGTAAAGAGTAGTTTGAGGCTTCCATCAGCCAAAGGAATCAGTTCGGGAAGAGAGATTTGCACATAGTATTGACTGCTTTGAATAAAGTATTCTTTCAAGTTTTCTATAGCTGCATCAACAGCCTCTGGGACATATTGCGTACCAAGCATCAATCCGCTTACCTCAATCAAATCCTCTTTGTTCAAGGTAAAATCGGCATCAAAATCTATATCTTGGATGCTGATAGTAAAAAGCTCCCCGCAAAAGAGAAATAAACATAATGCGAGGAACAATCGTTTCATTATTCTAATCTCTATCTGCTTTCAATACGGCGAGGAAGGCATCTTGAGGAACGGTTACGCTGCCTATCTCTTTCATCTTTTTCTTTCCTTCCTTCTGCTTTTCCAATAGTTTGCGTTTTCGGCTTACATCACCCCCATAGCATTTTGCCAATACATCCTTGCGCATGGCATTAATCGTGCTGCGCGCAATGATCTTTGCGCCAATGGTTGCCTGCAATGCAATCTTAAACATATGCTTGGGAATAACATCCGCTAAGGTACTGGTAACGCTTTTCCCCCATGTATGTGCTTTATCTTGATGGCAAATAAAACTCATTGCATCTACCTTTTCGCCGTTAATGAGAATATCAACTTTCACCACTTGGGAAAGGCGAAATTCCTTGAATGCATAATCCAGCGAAGCATAGCCACGACTCACTGTTTTAAGTTTATCGTAAAAATCGAAGATAATTTCAATTAAGGGCATTTCATAGTGAAGTGCCACGCGTTTTTGATCGATATACTGGATGTTTTTCTGTATCCCCCTACGTTCTTGGGCAAGCTTCATAATGTTTCCGATAAAATCTGTGGGAACTATGATTTCTGTATCCATATATGGTTCTTTAATATATTCTATTCCAGAAGGATCGGGAAAATCGATGGGATTGTGAACTTCAATCTCGTTACCGTTCTTTAAGCCAATTTTAAAACGCACACTGGGGGTTGTGGCAATAATAGGAATGTTATATTCTCTATACATGCGTTCTTTCACGATTTCCAAGTGTAACATCCCCAAAAATCCGCAACGAAAACCATAACCAAGAGCGGCAGAACTTTCTTTTTCGTAAATCAGTGAGGCATCATTAAGCTTCAATTTGGCAATCGCTTCTACGAGGTCTTCATAATCCTCTCCGTTTATGGGGAATATTCCGCTGTACACCATTGGTTTTGGCTCCAAAAATCCGGGAAGAGCTTCTGTACAGCCATTTTTTGCCATTGTGATGGTATCGCCCACTCTGGCATCGGCTACTTCCTTAATATTGGCAATAATATAGCCTGCCTCTCCCGTTTGCAATTCCTTTTGTGCTTCAAACTTGAGCCCCAGATATCCAATCTCTTCCACCTCATATTCCTTATTGGTGCTAAATAGCTTAATTTTATCGCCCTTTCTAAGGGATCCGTGAAATACGCGCACTAAAACCACAACTCCGCGATACATGTCGAAATATGAATCAAAAATAAGCGCTTGCGTTGGAGCTTCAACCACTCCTTTGGGCGGGGGCAAGTATTCAATCACGGCATCTAAAAGGACATCCACGCCATCTCCAGTTTTGGCACTAACCATCATTACTTCGGATTCTTTGCAGCCTAGTATTTCTATCAGATCGTGACGAGTGCCTTCCACATCGGCTTTAGCCAAATCAATTTTATTGAGAGCAGGAAGAATCTCCAGGTTATTATCTAAAGCCAGATACAAGTTGCTCATCGTTTGAGCTTCGATCCCCTGTGAAGCATCTACAAGTAGTATTGCCCCTTCACAAGATGCTAGAGCGCGAGATACTTCATAGGAAAAATCTACATGACCTGGAGTGTCGATAAGATTTAACACATACTCTTGGTCTTTATACTTGTGAACCATCCTAATGGCGTGCGATTTTATGGTAATGCCTTTTTCGCGCTCAAGATCCATGCTATCCAAAAGTTGAGCTACCTCAATTCCCTTGCCTATTACATGGGTATTTTCCAGAAACCTATCTGCCAAAGTGGATTTCCCGTGATCTATATGTGCAATTATGCAGAAATTACGAATGTATTTTTGCTCCATGTTAAAACCTCAATATCTCTAACATACATGATTATTGATTCCATATGTTGATTGTCAGAATAATGGTAAGGGAGGATTTGTCAAGCAGAGGATTTGCTTAAGGAATCATTTAAACTCTTCAATTTATAAGGTCATATCGGATTCCGGATGACAATCTGCCAATGTATCTTGATATTGTTCTGGCAGAAAAACAAATTTATCTGGTTTATGGAACAGCTTTTGAATAACTTATCTATATAAATTACCATTTCTTTCAAGGATGGAAAAAG
This is a stretch of genomic DNA from Candidatus Cloacimonadota bacterium. It encodes these proteins:
- the lepA gene encoding translation elongation factor 4 — protein: MEQKYIRNFCIIAHIDHGKSTLADRFLENTHVIGKGIEVAQLLDSMDLEREKGITIKSHAIRMVHKYKDQEYVLNLIDTPGHVDFSYEVSRALASCEGAILLVDASQGIEAQTMSNLYLALDNNLEILPALNKIDLAKADVEGTRHDLIEILGCKESEVMMVSAKTGDGVDVLLDAVIEYLPPPKGVVEAPTQALIFDSYFDMYRGVVVLVRVFHGSLRKGDKIKLFSTNKEYEVEEIGYLGLKFEAQKELQTGEAGYIIANIKEVADARVGDTITMAKNGCTEALPGFLEPKPMVYSGIFPINGEDYEDLVEAIAKLKLNDASLIYEKESSAALGYGFRCGFLGMLHLEIVKERMYREYNIPIIATTPSVRFKIGLKNGNEIEVHNPIDFPDPSGIEYIKEPYMDTEIIVPTDFIGNIMKLAQERRGIQKNIQYIDQKRVALHYEMPLIEIIFDFYDKLKTVSRGYASLDYAFKEFRLSQVVKVDILINGEKVDAMSFICHQDKAHTWGKSVTSTLADVIPKHMFKIALQATIGAKIIARSTINAMRKDVLAKCYGGDVSRKRKLLEKQKEGKKKMKEIGSVTVPQDAFLAVLKADRD